From Mixophyes fleayi isolate aMixFle1 unplaced genomic scaffold, aMixFle1.hap1 Scaffold_29, whole genome shotgun sequence, a single genomic window includes:
- the LOC142127205 gene encoding trafficking kinesin-binding protein 2-like, producing the protein MFYVLLTLPVLGSEKIDQMSRSYNDTDMLSHLLTERDRDLELAARIGQALLKRNHILTEQNESLEEQLTQALDHERDIALDERGLKRPTMEKFTVCLELLITHNYQVST; encoded by the exons ATGTTCTATGTGCTACTTACTCTTCCAGTTCTGGGTTCAGAGAAAATAGATCAAATGTCACGAAGTTACAATGACACGGACATGCTCAGCCACCTCCTGACAGAG AGGGACAGGGATCTGGAGCTGGCTGCTCGCATTGGGCAGGCCCTTCTGAAAAGGAATCACATCTTGACAGAGCAGAATGAATCTTTGGAAGAGCAGTTGACACAAGCGCTCGATCAT GAGCGAGACATAGCACTGGATGAAAGGGGGCTAAAGAGGCCAACTATGGAAAAATTCACTGTATGCCTGGAGCTGCTAATTACACACAATTACCAAGTGTCAACATAA